The proteins below are encoded in one region of Pithys albifrons albifrons isolate INPA30051 chromosome 25, PitAlb_v1, whole genome shotgun sequence:
- the FBXL20 gene encoding F-box/LRR-repeat protein 20 isoform X1, which translates to MRREMNGVTKSRFEMFSNNDEAVINKKLPKELLLRIFSFLDVVTLCRCAQVSRAWNVLALDGSNWQRIDLFNFQRDIEGRVVENISKRCGGFLRKLSLRGCLGVGDNALRTFAQNCRNIEVLNLNGCTKITDTTCTNLSKFCSKLRQLDLASCTSITNLSLKALSEGCPLLEQLIISWCDQVTKDGIQALVRGCGGLRALSLKGCTQLEDEALKYIGAHCPELVTLNLQTCLQVTDEGLITICRGCHKLQSLCASGCSNISDAILTALGQNCPRLRILEVARCSQLTDVGFTTLARNCHELEKMDLEECVQITDSTLIQLSIHCPRLQVLSLSHCELITDDGIRHLGNGACAHDRLKVIELDNCPLITDASLEHLKSCHSLERIELYDCQQITRAGIKRLRTHLPNIKVHAYFAPVTPPPSVGGSRQRFCRCCIIL; encoded by the exons ATGCGCAGGGAGATGAACGGGGTCACTAAGAGCCGCTTTGAG ATGTTCTCAAACAATGACGAGGCCGTGATCAACAAAAAGCTGcccaaggagctgctgctcag AATTTTCTCCTTCCTGGATGTGGTCACTCTGTGTCGTTGTGCTCAAGTTTCCAGG GCATGGAATGTTCTGGCCCTGGATGGCAGTAACTGGCAGCGAATTGACCTGTTTAATTTCCAGAGGGATATTGAG gGCCGAGTGGTGGAGAACATTTCCAAGAGATGTGGGGGATTCCTGCGGAAGCTGAGCCTGAGGGGCTGCCTGGGAGTGGGGGACAACGCCTTAag GACCTTTGCCCAGAACTGCAGGAACATCGAAGTGCTGAACCTCAATGGGTGCACCAAGATCACAGACAC CACCTGCACGAACCTCAGCAAGTTCTGCTCCAAACTCAGGCAGCTGGACTTGGCCTCCTGCACCTCCATAACCAACCTGTCCCTGAAAGCACTGAG CGAGGGGTGCCCGCTGCTGGAACAGCTCATCATCTCCTGGTGCGACCAAGTGACCAAGGACGGGATCCAGGCCCTGgtcaggggctgtggggggctcAGGGCCCTGTCCCTCAAGGGCTGCACCCAG CTCGAGGACGAGGCCCTCAAGTACATCGGTGCCCATTGCCCTGAGCTGGTGACGCTGAACCTTCAAACCTGCTTA CAAGTGACGGATGAAGGGCTGATCACCATCTGCAGGGGCTGCCACAAGCTGCAGTCCCTCTGTGCCTCGGGCTGCTCCAACATCTCCGACGCCATCCTGACTGCCCTGGGGCAGAACTGCCCGCGCCTCCG gATCCTGGAGGTGGCTCGGTGTTCCCAGCTCACCGACGTGGGGTTCACCACCCTGGCCAGG AACTGCCACGAGCTTGAAAAGATGGACCTGGAGGAATGTGTCCAG ATCACAGACAGTACCCTAATCCAGCTCTCCATACACTGTCCACGGCTCCAGGTCCTG agtCTGTCCCACTGTGAGCTGATCACGGACGACGGGATCCGCCACCTGGGCAACGGCGCCTGCGCCCACGACAGGCTGAAGGTCATCGAGCTGGACAACTGTCCCCTCATCACCGACGCCTCCCTGGAGCACCTCAAGAGCTGCCACAGCCTGGAGAGGATCGAGCTCTACGACTGCCAGCAGATCACCCGGGCGGGCATCAAGAGACTCAGG ACCCACCTCCCCAACATCAAGGTCCACGCCTACTTCGCCCCGGTGACTCCGCCGCCGTCGGTGGGCGGGAGCCGGCAGCGCTTCTGCAGATGCTGCATCATCCTATGA
- the FBXL20 gene encoding F-box/LRR-repeat protein 20 isoform X3, whose amino-acid sequence MGAAACGMFSNNDEAVINKKLPKELLLRIFSFLDVVTLCRCAQVSRAWNVLALDGSNWQRIDLFNFQRDIEGRVVENISKRCGGFLRKLSLRGCLGVGDNALRTFAQNCRNIEVLNLNGCTKITDTTCTNLSKFCSKLRQLDLASCTSITNLSLKALSEGCPLLEQLIISWCDQVTKDGIQALVRGCGGLRALSLKGCTQLEDEALKYIGAHCPELVTLNLQTCLQVTDEGLITICRGCHKLQSLCASGCSNISDAILTALGQNCPRLRILEVARCSQLTDVGFTTLARNCHELEKMDLEECVQITDSTLIQLSIHCPRLQVLSLSHCELITDDGIRHLGNGACAHDRLKVIELDNCPLITDASLEHLKSCHSLERIELYDCQQITRAGIKRLRTHLPNIKVHAYFAPVTPPPSVGGSRQRFCRCCIIL is encoded by the exons ATGGGGGCGGCGGCGTGCGGG ATGTTCTCAAACAATGACGAGGCCGTGATCAACAAAAAGCTGcccaaggagctgctgctcag AATTTTCTCCTTCCTGGATGTGGTCACTCTGTGTCGTTGTGCTCAAGTTTCCAGG GCATGGAATGTTCTGGCCCTGGATGGCAGTAACTGGCAGCGAATTGACCTGTTTAATTTCCAGAGGGATATTGAG gGCCGAGTGGTGGAGAACATTTCCAAGAGATGTGGGGGATTCCTGCGGAAGCTGAGCCTGAGGGGCTGCCTGGGAGTGGGGGACAACGCCTTAag GACCTTTGCCCAGAACTGCAGGAACATCGAAGTGCTGAACCTCAATGGGTGCACCAAGATCACAGACAC CACCTGCACGAACCTCAGCAAGTTCTGCTCCAAACTCAGGCAGCTGGACTTGGCCTCCTGCACCTCCATAACCAACCTGTCCCTGAAAGCACTGAG CGAGGGGTGCCCGCTGCTGGAACAGCTCATCATCTCCTGGTGCGACCAAGTGACCAAGGACGGGATCCAGGCCCTGgtcaggggctgtggggggctcAGGGCCCTGTCCCTCAAGGGCTGCACCCAG CTCGAGGACGAGGCCCTCAAGTACATCGGTGCCCATTGCCCTGAGCTGGTGACGCTGAACCTTCAAACCTGCTTA CAAGTGACGGATGAAGGGCTGATCACCATCTGCAGGGGCTGCCACAAGCTGCAGTCCCTCTGTGCCTCGGGCTGCTCCAACATCTCCGACGCCATCCTGACTGCCCTGGGGCAGAACTGCCCGCGCCTCCG gATCCTGGAGGTGGCTCGGTGTTCCCAGCTCACCGACGTGGGGTTCACCACCCTGGCCAGG AACTGCCACGAGCTTGAAAAGATGGACCTGGAGGAATGTGTCCAG ATCACAGACAGTACCCTAATCCAGCTCTCCATACACTGTCCACGGCTCCAGGTCCTG agtCTGTCCCACTGTGAGCTGATCACGGACGACGGGATCCGCCACCTGGGCAACGGCGCCTGCGCCCACGACAGGCTGAAGGTCATCGAGCTGGACAACTGTCCCCTCATCACCGACGCCTCCCTGGAGCACCTCAAGAGCTGCCACAGCCTGGAGAGGATCGAGCTCTACGACTGCCAGCAGATCACCCGGGCGGGCATCAAGAGACTCAGG ACCCACCTCCCCAACATCAAGGTCCACGCCTACTTCGCCCCGGTGACTCCGCCGCCGTCGGTGGGCGGGAGCCGGCAGCGCTTCTGCAGATGCTGCATCATCCTATGA
- the FBXL20 gene encoding F-box/LRR-repeat protein 20 isoform X2 has protein sequence MEHSLPGPAQMFSNNDEAVINKKLPKELLLRIFSFLDVVTLCRCAQVSRAWNVLALDGSNWQRIDLFNFQRDIEGRVVENISKRCGGFLRKLSLRGCLGVGDNALRTFAQNCRNIEVLNLNGCTKITDTTCTNLSKFCSKLRQLDLASCTSITNLSLKALSEGCPLLEQLIISWCDQVTKDGIQALVRGCGGLRALSLKGCTQLEDEALKYIGAHCPELVTLNLQTCLQVTDEGLITICRGCHKLQSLCASGCSNISDAILTALGQNCPRLRILEVARCSQLTDVGFTTLARNCHELEKMDLEECVQITDSTLIQLSIHCPRLQVLSLSHCELITDDGIRHLGNGACAHDRLKVIELDNCPLITDASLEHLKSCHSLERIELYDCQQITRAGIKRLRTHLPNIKVHAYFAPVTPPPSVGGSRQRFCRCCIIL, from the exons ATGGAGCACAGCCTGCCTGGGCCCGCTCAG ATGTTCTCAAACAATGACGAGGCCGTGATCAACAAAAAGCTGcccaaggagctgctgctcag AATTTTCTCCTTCCTGGATGTGGTCACTCTGTGTCGTTGTGCTCAAGTTTCCAGG GCATGGAATGTTCTGGCCCTGGATGGCAGTAACTGGCAGCGAATTGACCTGTTTAATTTCCAGAGGGATATTGAG gGCCGAGTGGTGGAGAACATTTCCAAGAGATGTGGGGGATTCCTGCGGAAGCTGAGCCTGAGGGGCTGCCTGGGAGTGGGGGACAACGCCTTAag GACCTTTGCCCAGAACTGCAGGAACATCGAAGTGCTGAACCTCAATGGGTGCACCAAGATCACAGACAC CACCTGCACGAACCTCAGCAAGTTCTGCTCCAAACTCAGGCAGCTGGACTTGGCCTCCTGCACCTCCATAACCAACCTGTCCCTGAAAGCACTGAG CGAGGGGTGCCCGCTGCTGGAACAGCTCATCATCTCCTGGTGCGACCAAGTGACCAAGGACGGGATCCAGGCCCTGgtcaggggctgtggggggctcAGGGCCCTGTCCCTCAAGGGCTGCACCCAG CTCGAGGACGAGGCCCTCAAGTACATCGGTGCCCATTGCCCTGAGCTGGTGACGCTGAACCTTCAAACCTGCTTA CAAGTGACGGATGAAGGGCTGATCACCATCTGCAGGGGCTGCCACAAGCTGCAGTCCCTCTGTGCCTCGGGCTGCTCCAACATCTCCGACGCCATCCTGACTGCCCTGGGGCAGAACTGCCCGCGCCTCCG gATCCTGGAGGTGGCTCGGTGTTCCCAGCTCACCGACGTGGGGTTCACCACCCTGGCCAGG AACTGCCACGAGCTTGAAAAGATGGACCTGGAGGAATGTGTCCAG ATCACAGACAGTACCCTAATCCAGCTCTCCATACACTGTCCACGGCTCCAGGTCCTG agtCTGTCCCACTGTGAGCTGATCACGGACGACGGGATCCGCCACCTGGGCAACGGCGCCTGCGCCCACGACAGGCTGAAGGTCATCGAGCTGGACAACTGTCCCCTCATCACCGACGCCTCCCTGGAGCACCTCAAGAGCTGCCACAGCCTGGAGAGGATCGAGCTCTACGACTGCCAGCAGATCACCCGGGCGGGCATCAAGAGACTCAGG ACCCACCTCCCCAACATCAAGGTCCACGCCTACTTCGCCCCGGTGACTCCGCCGCCGTCGGTGGGCGGGAGCCGGCAGCGCTTCTGCAGATGCTGCATCATCCTATGA
- the FBXL20 gene encoding F-box/LRR-repeat protein 20 isoform X4: MFSNNDEAVINKKLPKELLLRIFSFLDVVTLCRCAQVSRAWNVLALDGSNWQRIDLFNFQRDIEGRVVENISKRCGGFLRKLSLRGCLGVGDNALRTFAQNCRNIEVLNLNGCTKITDTTCTNLSKFCSKLRQLDLASCTSITNLSLKALSEGCPLLEQLIISWCDQVTKDGIQALVRGCGGLRALSLKGCTQLEDEALKYIGAHCPELVTLNLQTCLQVTDEGLITICRGCHKLQSLCASGCSNISDAILTALGQNCPRLRILEVARCSQLTDVGFTTLARNCHELEKMDLEECVQITDSTLIQLSIHCPRLQVLSLSHCELITDDGIRHLGNGACAHDRLKVIELDNCPLITDASLEHLKSCHSLERIELYDCQQITRAGIKRLRTHLPNIKVHAYFAPVTPPPSVGGSRQRFCRCCIIL; encoded by the exons ATGTTCTCAAACAATGACGAGGCCGTGATCAACAAAAAGCTGcccaaggagctgctgctcag AATTTTCTCCTTCCTGGATGTGGTCACTCTGTGTCGTTGTGCTCAAGTTTCCAGG GCATGGAATGTTCTGGCCCTGGATGGCAGTAACTGGCAGCGAATTGACCTGTTTAATTTCCAGAGGGATATTGAG gGCCGAGTGGTGGAGAACATTTCCAAGAGATGTGGGGGATTCCTGCGGAAGCTGAGCCTGAGGGGCTGCCTGGGAGTGGGGGACAACGCCTTAag GACCTTTGCCCAGAACTGCAGGAACATCGAAGTGCTGAACCTCAATGGGTGCACCAAGATCACAGACAC CACCTGCACGAACCTCAGCAAGTTCTGCTCCAAACTCAGGCAGCTGGACTTGGCCTCCTGCACCTCCATAACCAACCTGTCCCTGAAAGCACTGAG CGAGGGGTGCCCGCTGCTGGAACAGCTCATCATCTCCTGGTGCGACCAAGTGACCAAGGACGGGATCCAGGCCCTGgtcaggggctgtggggggctcAGGGCCCTGTCCCTCAAGGGCTGCACCCAG CTCGAGGACGAGGCCCTCAAGTACATCGGTGCCCATTGCCCTGAGCTGGTGACGCTGAACCTTCAAACCTGCTTA CAAGTGACGGATGAAGGGCTGATCACCATCTGCAGGGGCTGCCACAAGCTGCAGTCCCTCTGTGCCTCGGGCTGCTCCAACATCTCCGACGCCATCCTGACTGCCCTGGGGCAGAACTGCCCGCGCCTCCG gATCCTGGAGGTGGCTCGGTGTTCCCAGCTCACCGACGTGGGGTTCACCACCCTGGCCAGG AACTGCCACGAGCTTGAAAAGATGGACCTGGAGGAATGTGTCCAG ATCACAGACAGTACCCTAATCCAGCTCTCCATACACTGTCCACGGCTCCAGGTCCTG agtCTGTCCCACTGTGAGCTGATCACGGACGACGGGATCCGCCACCTGGGCAACGGCGCCTGCGCCCACGACAGGCTGAAGGTCATCGAGCTGGACAACTGTCCCCTCATCACCGACGCCTCCCTGGAGCACCTCAAGAGCTGCCACAGCCTGGAGAGGATCGAGCTCTACGACTGCCAGCAGATCACCCGGGCGGGCATCAAGAGACTCAGG ACCCACCTCCCCAACATCAAGGTCCACGCCTACTTCGCCCCGGTGACTCCGCCGCCGTCGGTGGGCGGGAGCCGGCAGCGCTTCTGCAGATGCTGCATCATCCTATGA